Proteins from a single region of Kluyveromyces lactis strain NRRL Y-1140 chromosome C complete sequence:
- the TFB5 gene encoding TFIIH complex subunit TFB5 (highly similar to uniprot|Q3E7C1 Saccharomyces cerevisiae YDR079C-A TFB5 Component of the RNA polymerase II general transcription and DNA repair factor TFIIH involved in transcription initiation homolog of the Chlamydomonas reinhardtii REX1-S protein which is involved in DNA repair) — translation MTRARKGTLVQCDPSIRALILRMDADRNDIIYEELDDTHLLVDPSKVEFIKYELNRLLSENIYNPLDEEENA, via the coding sequence ATGACCAGGGCTAGGAAAGGCACACTGGTGCAGTGTGATCCCTCTATACGTGCTTTGATTTTAAGGATGGATGCTGATAGAAACGATATCATTTatgaagaacttgatgaTACTCATTTATTGGTGGACCCAAGCAAGGTCGAATTCATCAAGTATGAATTGAATAGGTTGCTATCCGAGAACATTTATAATCCTTTggatgaggaagaaaatgCTTAA
- the VPS41 gene encoding Vps41p (similar to uniprot|P38959 Saccharomyces cerevisiae YDR080W VPS41 vacuolar protein sorting component of vacuolar membrane protein complex), with protein MSDNDSNVQPVVDCTDITSENSSALSPARNTCDSEEETSSGSEDNYDDDDDDDDDDDDDGKEPPLLTFSRMTQIPKTFFQRDSISACLFSDSLFAFATHSGLLHLTRPDFTTIRTFKCHRSSILSVTTDGYYFATGSIDGTVVIGSIEDPQDISGFDFKRPIHAVILDKNYTSTKTFISGGMAGEVILTQRNWLGNRTDTILEKNNGSIVGIYTIDDVVFWMNDTGITFYSTASKAKLLNIPFPPDEQNRPDLYWPKVTFPETDRIIICWGSHIWQVKISILKNPEASNNLGSLLSTAASSLRGVPDRKVELEHHVRLNCLVAGAAAFKDDQYLCLAIRQSSSGKLDTPELKIIDILNGEELHTYQVISKSFQNMSLNDYHLGVHIGDGKSEYYLLSSTDAIITKELSLVDRFNWYVDKKLYVKAWEIGNYAVSPMDRLVVGLKYIDLLFSENSWTDASGAIATIFEETPEESEELSNFKISKWGMYILAFIKHDKTDEVVDTIPTSPVLDYNVYTTVLTWYLKKSRYTELLHLLSTWSHFLYDTVLITDQIEDALQIKDTPILRRCLVVIYLASEQYLAAVRQQLILRDAAALDVLLEHNLLSNFVSELKDIVLLPFEGPIDRLNIMKLSQIKNIFQKSIALLVDNRHSIPIEKLIEELSGSLQVLLFLFLQECMKIEPLMMAPYEDNMLELYLIYDKPGLLGFLKTKSNYNIDKAIKFCQEENNLHNELIFLWSKIGENRKALSLIIDRLDDPKLAFQFVKDSLDNELWNFLINYSLDRPKFIKAILDSSELFEDEIATVVDKIPDNIEVEGLKKSLEDIATNNELKLGVVSSIFKIVDDETKEMVAEFLIIRKKGKIFHN; from the coding sequence ATGTCTGATAATGATAGTAATGTGCAACCGGTCGTTGATTGTACAGATATAACTTCAGAAAATTCGTCTGCTCTGTCTCCTGCGCGTAACACTTGTGATTCTGAAGAGGAGACATCATCGGGAAGCGAAGACAACtatgacgatgatgatgatgatgatgatgatgatgatgatgatggtaaGGAACCTCCTTTGTTGACTTTCTCGAGGATGACTCAAATACCgaaaactttttttcagaGAGATTCCATATCCGCTTGTCTATTCTCAGATTCTTTGTTTGCGTTTGCTACTCATTCGGGGCTTCTTCACCTAACGAGACCTGACTTCACAACGATAAGAACTTTCAAATGTCACAGGTCTTCAATTCTGTCTGTTACCACTGATGGTTATTATTTTGCAACAGGCTCAATAGATGGTACGGTGGTTATTGGATCAATAGAAGACCCCCAAGATATTTCAGGATTCGATTTCAAGCGGCCAATTCATGCTGTTATTCTTGATAAGAACTATACATCTACAAAGACATTCATTTCAGGAGGAATGGCAGGAGAGGTCATTCTTACACAAAGGAATTGGTTAGGGAATAGAACGGATACTAtacttgaaaaaaataacgGGTCAATTGTAGGAATATACACCATAGACGACGTTGTGTTTTGGATGAACGATACCGGGATAACTTTCTATTCAACTGCTTCAAAAGCCAAGCTACTTAATATACCATTCCCCCCGGACGAGCAAAATAGACCTGATCTTTACTGGCCAAAAGTCACCTTTCCTGAGACGGACAGAATCATTATATGCTGGGGAAGTCACATTTGGCAAGTGAAAATATCCATCTTAAAAAACCCAGAGGCCTCTAATAACCTTGGCTCTCTTTTATCGACAGCTGCTTCTAGTTTAAGAGGCGTGCCTGATAGAAAAGTTGAACTTGAGCATCATGTAAGGCTTAACTGTTTGGTTGCCGGGGCTGCGGCATTCAAAGATGATCAATATTTATGCCTAGCAATTAGGCAATCAAGTTCAGGGAAACTGGATACACctgaattgaagataatagatattttgaatggaGAAGAACTTCATACGTACCAGGTAATTTCAAAAAGCTTTCAGAATATGAGTCTCAATGACTATCATCTTGGTGTACACATCGGTGATGGGAAATCAGAATACTATCTTTTAAGTTCAACAGATGCTATTATTACGAAAGAGCTCTCGTTGGTTGATCGCTTTAATTGGTACGTTGACAAGAAGTTGTATGTTAAAGCTTGGGAAATCGGGAACTATGCGGTTTCCCCTATGGATCGACTCGTGGTTGGCCTCAAGTATattgatcttttgttttccGAAAACAGCTGGACGGATGCGTCTGGTGCCATTGCTACgatatttgaagaaacacCCGAGGAGAGTGAGGAGTTGTCAAACTTCAAAATTAGCAAATGGGGGATGTACATTTTAGCATTTATTAAACATGACAAAACTGATGAAGTAGTTGATACTATACCCACTTCCCCAGTATTAGACTACAACGTTTATACTACAGTTCTAACATGGTacttaaaaaaaagtcGCTATACAGAATTACTTCACCTTCTAAGCACCTGGAGTCACTTCTTGTATGACACAGTCCTAATTACCGATCAAATAGAAGATGCACTTCAAATAAAAGACACGCCGATCCTCAGGCGGTGTTTGGTGGTGATATACTTAGCATCGGAACAGTATTTAGCTGCTGTTAGACAGCAACTGATTTTGAGAGATGCTGCTGCCCTAGATGTTCTTTTGGAACATAACTTACTCTCAAATTTCGTATCTGAGCTCAAAGACATTGTACTTTTGCCTTTTGAAGGGCCCATTGATAGGCTAAATATCATGAAGCTTAGTCAGATCAAGAACatattccaaaaatctATTGCTCTTTTAGTTGATAATAGACACTCCattccaattgaaaagCTTATAGAGGAATTATCTGGGTCTTTGCAGGTACtgttatttctttttctacAAGAATGTATGAAGATAGAGCCACTTATGATGGCCCCCTATGAAGATAACATGTTAGAACTCTATCTTATCTATGATAAGCCAGGTTTACTAGGCTTCCTCAAAACTAAATCCAATTACAATATAGATAAAGCTATTAAATTTTGTCAAGAAGAGAATAACTTGCATAATGagttgatatttttgtgGAGTAAGATAGGTGAAAATAGAAAAGCATTATCGTTAATTATAGACCGCCTAGATGACCCAAAACTTGCCTTTCAATTTGTCAAGGACTCGCTTGACAATGAATTGTGGAACTTTCTTATAAATTATAGTCTAGACAGGCCGAAGTTTATCAAGGCTATTTTGGACAGCTCTGAACTATTTGAAGACGAAATTGCCACAGTGGTCGATAAGATTCCTGATAATATCGAAGTTGAAGGGCTCAAAAAATCGTTAGAAGATATTGCAACTAATAATGAGTTAAAATTGGGAGTCGTGAGtagcattttcaaaattgttgatgatgagaCTAAGGAGATGGTAGCGgaatttttgattattcGAAAGAAAGGTAAAATCTTTCATAACTAA